From the Terriglobia bacterium genome, one window contains:
- a CDS encoding M61 family peptidase, with protein sequence MLIAFRRITLTILFFSAVLVAQKQKPQPAASVPPAQPIKLSVDATHAPEKILHAQMEIAVAAGDVKLVYPKWIPGEHGPTGPITDLTGLEFFADGKRLTWRRDLDEMYTIHVTVPQGVSTLEAKLDLVMPAPPEGFSSGASATTQLNMLSWNQVVLYVPGKPTDDIPIVASLKLPAGWKYGTALPVAGESGGQINFQQVSLTTLVDSPVLAGAHFRRIPLTPEGPIQHYIDEVADGDAALDMPQQTIDEYKRLIAETGALYGARHYRDYHFLLTLSDHTAHFGLEHHESSDDRVAERTMIDDDARWLAASLLPHEMTHSWNGKYRRPKGLATPDYQLPMEGDLLWVYEGLTQYLGDILAPRSGLWTKQQFLDETAETAAALDHTPGRSWRPLQDTADAAQLLYGAAPEFESWRRSVDYYPEGFLIWLEADTIIRQQTKGQKSMNDFCRIFHGGGNTPPKVITYTFDDVVKTLNEVTPYDWAKFLRDRLDTYGPGAPLGGITNGGWKLVYDDNPSEFTKDMEKVRDAVDARFSIGLSLDDKGGIKDVIADSPAWKAGVAPGTTLVAVNGRKFNPDILRDALKAGKGNGPNLELLVMNGDYYKTFTLNYHDGEKYAHLVRDESKPDVLSEIIKPLAK encoded by the coding sequence ATGCTGATTGCCTTCAGGCGCATTACTCTAACCATTTTATTTTTCAGTGCTGTACTGGTCGCACAAAAACAAAAACCGCAGCCAGCCGCCAGTGTGCCGCCTGCGCAGCCGATCAAGCTATCGGTTGACGCAACACACGCTCCGGAAAAGATCCTGCATGCGCAGATGGAGATTGCGGTGGCCGCGGGTGACGTAAAACTTGTTTACCCTAAATGGATTCCTGGCGAGCATGGCCCCACTGGCCCGATCACCGATCTGACTGGCCTGGAGTTCTTCGCCGACGGAAAGCGGCTGACATGGCGGCGCGATTTGGATGAGATGTACACAATCCACGTCACGGTGCCGCAAGGCGTCAGCACGCTTGAGGCAAAGCTGGATTTGGTGATGCCTGCTCCTCCGGAAGGCTTCTCATCGGGAGCTTCGGCCACAACGCAACTCAACATGCTCAGTTGGAACCAGGTTGTTCTCTATGTTCCCGGAAAGCCTACAGACGATATCCCGATCGTTGCCTCGCTCAAGCTGCCTGCGGGCTGGAAGTATGGCACCGCATTGCCGGTGGCCGGTGAGAGCGGAGGGCAAATCAATTTTCAGCAGGTATCTCTGACCACGCTGGTGGACTCGCCGGTGCTGGCCGGAGCTCACTTCCGCCGCATTCCGCTCACGCCTGAAGGGCCGATCCAGCATTACATTGACGAAGTTGCTGATGGCGACGCAGCTTTGGATATGCCGCAGCAGACCATCGACGAGTACAAACGCCTGATCGCTGAAACTGGCGCACTCTACGGCGCGCGGCATTACCGCGACTATCATTTCCTGCTGACGCTCAGCGATCACACGGCGCACTTCGGTCTGGAACATCACGAATCAAGCGACGATCGTGTGGCCGAGCGGACGATGATCGATGACGATGCGCGCTGGCTTGCGGCCAGTTTGTTGCCGCACGAGATGACGCATTCCTGGAACGGCAAATATCGCCGTCCCAAAGGACTGGCAACGCCCGATTATCAGCTTCCGATGGAAGGCGATCTGCTCTGGGTGTATGAAGGACTCACGCAATATCTTGGCGATATTCTTGCGCCGCGTTCAGGCCTGTGGACCAAACAGCAATTCCTGGATGAAACTGCGGAAACCGCCGCTGCACTTGACCATACGCCAGGCCGTTCATGGCGTCCGCTGCAAGACACCGCCGATGCCGCGCAGCTCCTCTACGGCGCAGCGCCGGAGTTTGAAAGCTGGCGCCGCAGCGTGGACTACTATCCTGAGGGATTCCTGATCTGGCTGGAAGCCGACACAATTATCCGGCAGCAGACCAAAGGCCAGAAGTCGATGAACGATTTCTGCCGCATCTTCCACGGTGGCGGCAACACTCCACCCAAGGTGATTACTTACACGTTTGACGATGTGGTGAAAACGCTGAATGAAGTCACGCCATACGACTGGGCAAAATTCCTGCGCGATCGGCTGGACACTTACGGCCCTGGCGCTCCGCTGGGCGGCATCACCAATGGCGGCTGGAAGCTGGTGTATGACGACAATCCCAGCGAGTTCACCAAAGACATGGAAAAAGTCCGCGACGCCGTGGACGCTCGCTTCTCCATTGGACTTTCACTCGATGACAAGGGCGGTATTAAAGACGTGATCGCGGACAGTCCCGCGTGGAAGGCCGGGGTTGCGCCCGGAACCACGCTGGTGGCCGTGAATGGCAGAAAGTTCAACCCTGACATTCTGCGCGACGCGCTTAAAGCAGGGAAGGGAAATGGACCGAACCTGGAACTGCTGGTGATGAACGGCGATTATTACAAAACCTTCACACTCAACTATCACGACGGCGAAAAGTATGCTCACCTGGTGCGCGATGAATCAAAGCCGGACGTGCTGAGTGAGATTATCAAGCCGTTAGCGAAGTGA
- a CDS encoding tryptophanase → MPITTIIEPFRIKSVEPLRWTTREQRERLLRAANYNLFLLAAEDVLIDLLTDSGTGAMSTEQWAGIMRGDESYAGSPSFTRFRDSVQNIFGYKHVIPTHQGRAAERILFGVMCKNGDVVPNNTHFDTTRANVEFVGAEAVDLPCEENRLPESVHPFKGNMNVAALEQLIERVGRERVPVVMLTITNNSGGGQPVSMENARAVSALCHKHGIPLYFDACRFAENSYFIKQREAGYADKTPKGIAQEMFALGDGCTMSAKKDGMANIGGFLCTNDDALAQQEKDLLILTEGYPTYGGLAGRDLEAVGIGIQEALDEDYLRYRIASTAYLGRHISEQGVPIVQPPGGHAIYIDARAFLPHVPPERFPGVALANELYLEGGIRSVEIGTLMFHDKARMDLVRLAIPRRVYTQSHIDYVVEVVLDVWKQRQQIQGLQLISGAPFLRHFTARLAPLAHS, encoded by the coding sequence ATGCCGATCACGACCATCATTGAACCCTTCCGGATTAAAAGCGTTGAGCCGCTGCGCTGGACCACGCGTGAGCAGCGCGAGCGACTTCTTCGGGCAGCGAACTATAACCTCTTTCTTCTGGCCGCTGAAGACGTATTAATTGATTTGCTTACCGATTCCGGGACCGGCGCCATGTCCACGGAACAGTGGGCGGGCATTATGCGGGGTGATGAAAGCTACGCCGGCAGCCCAAGCTTTACCCGTTTCCGCGATTCGGTACAGAACATATTCGGCTACAAGCACGTGATCCCCACGCATCAGGGTCGCGCCGCGGAGCGAATCCTGTTCGGCGTAATGTGCAAGAATGGCGACGTGGTTCCTAACAACACACACTTTGATACCACGCGGGCCAATGTGGAGTTTGTGGGCGCTGAAGCTGTTGACCTGCCATGCGAGGAAAATCGGCTTCCGGAATCTGTGCATCCGTTTAAGGGCAACATGAATGTGGCCGCGCTGGAGCAGTTGATTGAGCGTGTGGGCCGGGAGCGTGTGCCCGTGGTAATGCTGACGATCACCAACAATTCCGGCGGCGGACAGCCCGTGTCGATGGAAAATGCCCGAGCGGTGAGCGCGCTGTGCCACAAGCACGGCATCCCGCTTTATTTTGACGCCTGCCGTTTCGCCGAGAACTCTTACTTCATCAAGCAGCGTGAAGCCGGATATGCGGACAAAACGCCGAAGGGGATCGCGCAGGAGATGTTTGCCCTGGGCGATGGCTGCACCATGTCCGCCAAGAAAGACGGCATGGCGAACATCGGCGGCTTTCTTTGCACCAATGATGACGCTCTGGCGCAGCAGGAAAAAGACCTCCTGATCCTGACCGAAGGATACCCGACCTATGGCGGGCTTGCGGGGCGCGACCTCGAGGCCGTGGGCATCGGTATCCAGGAAGCGCTGGACGAGGATTATCTGCGGTACCGCATCGCCTCCACGGCCTACCTGGGACGCCACATTTCCGAGCAGGGCGTGCCCATTGTGCAACCGCCGGGAGGACATGCGATCTATATCGACGCCCGCGCTTTTCTGCCCCACGTCCCGCCGGAACGATTTCCCGGAGTGGCGCTCGCCAATGAGCTTTATCTGGAAGGCGGCATCCGTTCAGTGGAAATTGGCACCCTCATGTTTCATGACAAGGCGCGCATGGACCTGGTACGGCTGGCCATTCCCCGGCGGGTTTACACGCAAAGCCACATTGATTATGTTGTGGAAGTGGTGCTTGATGTATGGAAACAGCGCCAGCAGATTCAGGGGCTGCAATTGATTTCCGGAGCGCCTTTCCTGCGGCACTTTACCGCCCGTCTAGCGCCTTTGGCGCATTCATAA
- the tmk gene encoding dTMP kinase: protein MPLPQRGKFITFEGLDGVGKSTQMENLAAHLRERQIDLITTREPGGTALGEKLRAVLLSSRTAGLSPLAELGLMFADRAQHIDEQILPSLERGQWVLCDRFTDSSEAYQGGGRELGSEVVLQLHKILCRDLQPDLTILMVSDVARTVARARRRNVEQSKTMADDENRFEKESRAFYNRVLAAYMTIARRDPQRVVQVDAVDPIGKVHKKITGIVEERLLSGKPFSKQKTS, encoded by the coding sequence GTGCCTCTTCCACAGCGCGGCAAATTTATCACCTTTGAAGGTCTTGACGGCGTGGGCAAGTCCACCCAGATGGAAAATCTGGCTGCGCATCTGCGCGAGCGCCAAATTGACCTGATCACCACACGTGAGCCGGGTGGTACCGCGCTGGGAGAAAAGCTGCGGGCTGTCCTGCTCAGTTCGCGCACGGCAGGTCTATCGCCGCTGGCGGAGCTCGGCCTGATGTTTGCCGACCGCGCACAGCATATTGATGAACAGATTTTGCCGTCCCTTGAACGCGGTCAATGGGTCCTATGCGACCGCTTTACCGACTCCAGTGAAGCTTACCAAGGCGGCGGCCGCGAGCTTGGCAGCGAGGTCGTGCTGCAACTGCATAAAATTTTGTGTCGTGATCTCCAACCCGACCTGACGATCCTGATGGTCTCTGATGTAGCCCGCACGGTCGCGCGCGCCCGCCGCAGAAACGTGGAGCAATCAAAAACTATGGCGGATGATGAGAACCGCTTTGAGAAAGAAAGCCGCGCGTTCTATAACCGCGTGCTGGCGGCGTACATGACCATCGCCAGGCGTGATCCACAACGCGTTGTTCAGGTGGACGCTGTCGATCCAATTGGCAAAGTACATAAAAAAATTACCGGGATCGTGGAAGAGCGATTACTCTCTGGCAAACCTTTCTCAAAACAGAAAACATCCTGA
- a CDS encoding alpha/beta fold hydrolase — MVLSILAGIAIAHVSLKLHRLPLRHRQAVAITVQADFGAELQDVAITAADGVVLKGWFVHPRDYNGNAVILLHGITDNREGVSGYGELLLEHGYAVLLPDARRHGESGGELATYGVKESDDIHRWVSWIYTHDPPQCVYGFGESYGAALMLQSLAVESRFCAVAGESTFSTAREMSFERVSGPLHMGPWFGRTLGRPAIWSAVLYARMRYGINLLQPSPLEAVAHSTVPVLLIHGADDRNITPRHSQLIAAAASGHTELWLVPHASHTMAWAVAHREFERRLLGWFTTHQRVQDNVSNSAAVTSF, encoded by the coding sequence TTGGTTTTATCCATTCTGGCCGGCATCGCTATAGCGCATGTCAGCCTCAAACTCCATCGCCTTCCATTGCGCCATCGGCAAGCTGTTGCCATAACGGTTCAGGCTGATTTCGGCGCTGAATTGCAGGATGTGGCGATCACCGCTGCTGACGGCGTGGTGCTCAAGGGGTGGTTTGTCCATCCGCGTGACTACAACGGCAATGCGGTAATCCTGCTGCACGGAATTACTGACAATCGCGAAGGCGTGTCCGGATACGGAGAGCTGCTTCTGGAACACGGCTATGCGGTGTTGCTTCCGGATGCGCGCCGCCATGGTGAGAGTGGCGGTGAACTGGCCACCTATGGCGTGAAGGAATCCGACGATATTCATCGCTGGGTTTCCTGGATCTACACACACGATCCTCCACAATGCGTCTACGGATTCGGAGAGTCTTACGGCGCGGCGTTGATGCTGCAATCCCTGGCTGTGGAAAGCCGCTTTTGTGCCGTAGCAGGGGAGAGTACATTCTCAACCGCGCGTGAGATGAGCTTTGAACGCGTCTCCGGCCCGCTGCATATGGGCCCATGGTTCGGACGCACGCTGGGGCGTCCTGCAATTTGGTCGGCCGTTCTGTATGCGCGCATGCGATACGGCATCAATCTATTGCAGCCCAGCCCTTTGGAAGCAGTGGCGCACTCTACCGTTCCTGTGCTGTTGATTCATGGCGCCGATGACAGGAATATTACTCCGCGGCATTCTCAACTGATAGCCGCGGCTGCGTCCGGCCATACGGAACTCTGGCTGGTGCCTCACGCCAGCCATACCATGGCGTGGGCCGTCGCGCATCGTGAATTTGAGCGCCGTCTTCTGGGTTGGTTCACAACGCACCAGAGGGTGCAAGATAATGTTTCCAACTCTGCTGCCGTCACTTCTTTCTAA
- a CDS encoding carboxypeptidase regulatory-like domain-containing protein, translating to MKSLIASIFLLRHLVRMFERYPRLVLVVVLSLAGWLSAQAPTPSPTPADEFTIVALPDTQFYSSLNPQIFAAQTQWIADHVQDQNIQLVVGLGDIVDSGGDLTQWQNADAAVRLLSGKVPYMMAIGNHDYDQNNPAGRTASTKNFNSFFGPARYTGAAWYKGSFPAGSNENFYGVVTVNGRNYLIIVLEFAARDSSLAWADGILKANQDKDALIVTHMFTYMDNTRISGCDLNSAASFGVGQDNNGEDMWWKLVRKYPNIHLVLSGHVVQGDGTGRRMDLGVNGNLVNQILSDYQSDPLGGGGYLRIMRISPSLNRVSVTSYSPYLDSFMTDDHNQFTVPYHNPGISTASGTLSGKAKSALDCSPAAGVTVAYSGGSAVTDVNGNFTIPANARKSLTITAGKPGWLSDARTGTSTLNAVAEPSPTKMFISTAGQISGHVLNNGGVPVAGATLTFTGGKLRLTKTVTADGAGAFSSSWISVGSYTVTISAPGFASLSTTATVNTGLTTALNITMK from the coding sequence GTGAAAAGTCTGATTGCTTCCATTTTCCTTCTGCGTCATCTTGTGCGCATGTTTGAGAGATATCCCCGTCTTGTCCTGGTAGTTGTTTTGTCCCTGGCTGGCTGGTTGAGCGCCCAGGCTCCCACGCCTTCGCCCACGCCCGCGGATGAGTTCACCATTGTCGCTCTGCCGGATACTCAGTTCTATTCGTCTCTGAATCCCCAAATCTTTGCCGCGCAAACGCAGTGGATCGCCGATCACGTTCAGGACCAAAACATTCAATTGGTGGTGGGACTGGGAGATATCGTGGACAGCGGCGGTGACTTGACGCAATGGCAGAATGCGGATGCCGCAGTGCGCCTGTTGAGCGGCAAAGTGCCTTACATGATGGCGATCGGCAATCATGATTATGACCAGAACAATCCCGCAGGGCGCACCGCTTCCACCAAGAACTTCAATTCGTTCTTTGGCCCGGCCCGATACACGGGCGCAGCGTGGTACAAGGGCAGCTTTCCCGCCGGCAGCAATGAGAATTTTTACGGGGTGGTGACGGTCAACGGCCGCAATTACCTGATCATCGTGCTGGAATTTGCCGCCCGCGATTCATCGCTGGCCTGGGCGGACGGAATCCTGAAAGCCAATCAAGACAAAGACGCCCTCATCGTCACGCACATGTTCACCTACATGGATAACACGCGCATCTCGGGCTGCGACCTGAACAGCGCGGCCAGCTTCGGCGTGGGGCAGGACAATAACGGTGAAGATATGTGGTGGAAGCTGGTGCGCAAATATCCCAACATTCATCTGGTCTTAAGCGGCCATGTGGTGCAGGGAGACGGCACCGGCCGGCGCATGGATCTCGGCGTGAACGGCAACCTGGTCAACCAGATTCTTTCCGATTATCAGTCTGATCCGCTGGGCGGAGGCGGCTACTTGCGCATCATGAGGATCTCGCCGTCGCTCAATCGCGTGAGCGTCACGTCCTATTCTCCTTATCTCGATAGCTTCATGACAGACGACCACAATCAGTTCACCGTGCCGTATCACAATCCGGGAATCTCAACGGCGTCCGGTACGCTCTCCGGCAAGGCCAAAAGTGCTCTCGATTGCTCGCCCGCCGCAGGTGTCACGGTGGCTTATAGCGGCGGCTCAGCGGTGACTGATGTCAATGGCAACTTCACCATCCCTGCCAACGCACGCAAATCGCTGACAATCACGGCCGGCAAGCCGGGCTGGCTGAGCGATGCCCGCACCGGTACGTCAACGCTGAATGCCGTGGCGGAGCCAAGCCCGACCAAAATGTTTATCTCCACCGCGGGCCAGATCAGCGGACACGTACTGAACAACGGCGGAGTTCCTGTCGCCGGCGCCACGTTGACTTTTACCGGCGGCAAGCTGCGTCTGACCAAAACCGTTACAGCGGATGGCGCCGGAGCTTTCAGTTCGAGTTGGATCTCCGTGGGAAGTTATACGGTCACGATTTCAGCGCCGGGCTTTGCCAGCCTGAGCACAACCGCGACTGTGAATACGGGTCTGACCACTGCGCTGAATATCACAATGAAATAG
- a CDS encoding DNA polymerase III subunit delta', with protein sequence MPFSDFQGNAETVRQLREMLARDRFPHAVILAGPQGAGKYTLALMVARTMNCLQPLQTDGLPDFCGVCSNCTRIGQAEDLESRFAEAVEAREGLRETDKRETRILIQTHPDVLVVPPDPPQMMIKVDQVRQVIQTARYKPQEARRRVFVFVDSAFMKEAANALLKVLEEPPDFATLFILVRNPGELLPTIRSRCVIFSLSALPNSEIEVYLEKSRPEWNARQRQLVARLSGGAVGRARTLNLEEYMSARKDALTLLATAVRSGEHSDLFRTTETYRAGGEGKEKTDRLLGAVYGLLKDLLALVSNAPELVRNTDIAAELKSLAAAVDFNWITQANYQLGQVQSGMRRNVLRPLSLDAFALALER encoded by the coding sequence ATGCCATTTTCTGACTTTCAGGGCAATGCGGAGACTGTCCGCCAGTTGCGGGAAATGCTGGCCCGCGACCGGTTTCCCCATGCCGTGATCCTGGCTGGGCCACAGGGCGCCGGAAAGTACACTCTGGCGCTGATGGTGGCCCGAACCATGAACTGTCTGCAGCCCCTCCAGACCGACGGCCTGCCGGATTTCTGCGGGGTCTGCTCAAACTGCACCCGGATTGGCCAGGCAGAAGACCTGGAAAGCCGCTTTGCCGAGGCTGTGGAAGCCCGCGAAGGGCTGCGCGAGACCGACAAGCGTGAAACCCGCATCCTGATACAGACACATCCTGACGTTCTGGTGGTGCCGCCTGACCCGCCGCAGATGATGATCAAAGTGGACCAGGTGCGGCAGGTGATCCAGACCGCGCGATACAAGCCCCAGGAAGCGCGGCGGCGCGTGTTCGTTTTTGTGGATTCGGCGTTCATGAAAGAGGCGGCCAATGCCCTGCTGAAAGTGCTGGAAGAGCCACCGGACTTCGCCACCCTTTTCATTCTTGTCCGCAACCCCGGAGAATTACTGCCGACCATCCGCTCGCGCTGTGTGATCTTCAGCCTCAGCGCTCTTCCAAATTCCGAAATTGAGGTTTATCTGGAAAAATCCCGGCCGGAATGGAATGCCCGGCAGCGCCAGCTCGTGGCCCGATTGAGCGGCGGAGCGGTTGGCCGCGCTCGCACGCTGAACCTGGAAGAATATATGTCCGCCCGCAAGGATGCGCTCACGCTGCTGGCAACGGCCGTCCGGTCCGGCGAGCATTCTGATCTTTTCCGCACCACGGAAACATATCGCGCCGGCGGCGAGGGCAAAGAAAAAACAGATCGCCTGCTGGGCGCGGTTTATGGCCTGCTGAAAGACCTGCTCGCGCTGGTATCGAATGCGCCGGAACTGGTCCGCAACACTGACATCGCGGCGGAGTTGAAATCGCTGGCCGCAGCCGTGGATTTCAACTGGATCACCCAGGCGAATTATCAACTTGGACAGGTCCAGAGCGGCATGCGCCGCAACGTCCTGCGGCCACTTTCACTGGACGCATTTGCGCTGGCGTTGGAACGATGA
- a CDS encoding RNA chaperone Hfq — protein MDSTAARQAPERTQEEEFVSRKLIRPSLSAPAPRTEPVSERRERLERTDRAPSSAIRRNGPPEQTHAENYYYQKQIQGKTPVVVVMKDGEEVQGCIEWYDRNCIKVSRGSASALLIYKPSIRYIYKAGEGKP, from the coding sequence ATGGATTCGACAGCCGCTCGTCAGGCACCCGAGCGCACCCAAGAGGAAGAATTTGTCAGCCGGAAATTGATTCGGCCTTCCCTGAGTGCGCCAGCTCCGCGCACTGAACCGGTTTCAGAACGCCGTGAGCGGCTGGAACGCACCGACCGCGCGCCGTCGTCCGCCATCCGCCGCAATGGCCCGCCCGAGCAGACCCATGCTGAAAACTACTATTACCAGAAGCAGATCCAGGGCAAAACGCCCGTGGTGGTGGTAATGAAAGATGGCGAAGAGGTACAGGGCTGCATCGAGTGGTATGACCGCAACTGCATCAAGGTGAGCCGCGGCAGCGCATCTGCCCTGCTTATCTACAAGCCTTCCATCCGCTATATCTACAAAGCCGGCGAAGGCAAGCCTTAA